In one window of Candidatus Kaelpia imicola DNA:
- a CDS encoding PilZ domain-containing protein: MGKLIYDGIERRQWSRVDMNVPLKFREVGEFSRSPLDSETRDISEGGIRFATDKFLPKDSKLVVNMDLNDIPVVKATVKVVWSVRDSHTNMYEIGVEFDTIPSEARVQLSNIVRKNLN; this comes from the coding sequence GTGGGCAAATTGATTTACGATGGGATTGAAAGAAGACAGTGGTCTCGGGTTGATATGAATGTACCTCTTAAATTCAGAGAGGTAGGTGAATTCAGCCGTTCTCCATTAGATTCAGAGACAAGAGATATAAGTGAAGGCGGTATAAGATTTGCAACTGATAAATTTCTTCCTAAAGATAGTAAGCTTGTTGTAAACATGGATCTCAATGATATCCCGGTTGTTAAAGCAACTGTTAAGGTTGTTTGGTCGGTAAGAGATTCTCATACCAATATGTATGAGATAGGTGTTGAGTTTGATACGATTCCTTCAGAGGCAAGAGTTCAGCTTTCCAATATTGTCAGAAAAAACCTGAATTAA
- a CDS encoding sigma-54 dependent transcriptional regulator, giving the protein MEEYQNPFPEIIGTNSQMKESYRIMEKVVNTNSTILVRGETGTGKELIAKALHYHSKRRNAPFIAVNCSALTETLLESELFGHIKGSFTGAIAEKKGLFEAADKGTFFLDEVSEISPGLQSKLLRVLQEGAIKRVGSTNDINVDVRIIAATNKNLEKEVERGAFRRDLFYRICVIDIPIPPLKERKDDIPVLAEYFLRLYTDKNDKKSIKNIVPDTIKYFLEYDWPGNIRELEHEIERAVILSEGSHILPSDLSEKIRSGGVNLKLEAVKDKTLKGVVEIYEKRLLTEILYELKWNKSKVANLLGISRQALNKKIDKYDLDRRKKQKELERKRELERKNRS; this is encoded by the coding sequence ATGGAAGAATATCAGAATCCATTTCCAGAGATAATAGGCACAAACAGTCAGATGAAAGAGAGCTATAGGATTATGGAGAAGGTTGTAAATACAAATAGCACAATCTTAGTAAGGGGTGAGACAGGAACAGGCAAAGAGCTCATCGCTAAAGCGCTTCATTATCACTCTAAGAGAAGGAACGCTCCTTTCATAGCTGTCAACTGCTCAGCCCTGACTGAGACACTGCTTGAATCAGAACTATTCGGCCACATCAAAGGCTCATTTACCGGAGCAATCGCAGAGAAGAAAGGCCTATTTGAAGCAGCCGATAAAGGAACATTCTTTTTAGATGAAGTAAGTGAGATTTCACCAGGCCTGCAATCCAAGCTCTTAAGGGTCTTGCAGGAAGGGGCCATAAAGAGAGTCGGCTCAACAAATGATATAAATGTAGATGTAAGAATAATCGCTGCAACAAATAAAAATCTCGAAAAAGAGGTAGAGAGAGGCGCCTTTAGAAGAGACCTCTTTTATAGGATCTGCGTCATAGACATTCCGATTCCGCCATTAAAAGAGAGAAAAGACGATATTCCGGTCTTAGCAGAATATTTTCTGAGGTTATATACCGATAAAAATGATAAAAAATCCATCAAAAATATAGTACCGGATACAATAAAATATTTCTTAGAGTATGACTGGCCAGGCAATATACGGGAATTAGAGCATGAGATAGAGAGAGCTGTGATACTATCGGAAGGATCTCATATACTGCCCAGCGACTTATCTGAGAAGATAAGGTCAGGGGGTGTCAATCTTAAACTAGAGGCAGTAAAAGATAAGACGCTTAAAGGCGTAGTTGAGATATACGAGAAGAGGCTATTGACTGAGATACTATATGAACTTAAATGGAATAAATCTAAGGTTGCAAATCTACTTGGCATATCCCGTCAGGCTTTGAATAAGAAGATAGATAAATACGACTTAGATAGAAGGAAGAAACAGAAAGAGTTAGAGAGAAAAAGAGAGTTGGAGAGGAAGAATAGATCTTAA
- the rpoN gene encoding RNA polymerase factor sigma-54, whose amino-acid sequence MERLIPRLEQHLALKLKLLPQFWQLLNLLQVPITELKEKLEEEFEENPLLEIEEEKDPDIPDEEKFEFQEDNIWEKRSEKFGQEDIKKREYLESLVTKPETLQEHLLKQLHIQKMTIEELLIGEEMIGNLNSNGYLEITLPEIAEKLKVSNRKCEKVLKIVQDFEPAGIGARDIKECLTIQLARKGLKEKIFQEIIERFLEELATHNYKRIERELQITDKKMEEFLQILKSLDPKPGRNYSSIFPSYAIPELFLDITPDGKYNLKINKRDIPKIRINKQYLKILKDPLTPQETKKYLKEKLKTTKELIQAMEQRGNTIIKITDFIINYQKDFFKKGKAGLKPLTLNRVSDNTGLDESTISRTVNGKYIDTPSGIFELRDFFSSNVKGISSELIKEKIKDVVVAEDSKKPLSDNKIVQLLKEDGVNVARRTVAKYREELKILSTKLRRG is encoded by the coding sequence ATGGAAAGATTGATTCCCCGTCTTGAACAGCACCTGGCGCTAAAACTTAAGCTCTTGCCTCAGTTTTGGCAGCTCCTAAACCTTCTCCAGGTACCAATCACAGAACTCAAAGAAAAACTGGAAGAAGAGTTCGAAGAGAACCCGCTTCTTGAGATCGAAGAAGAGAAAGATCCCGACATCCCGGATGAAGAGAAATTTGAATTCCAAGAAGATAATATCTGGGAGAAGAGGTCTGAAAAGTTTGGCCAGGAAGACATTAAAAAAAGAGAGTACCTTGAAAGTTTAGTTACAAAACCTGAAACACTTCAGGAGCATCTCTTAAAACAGCTCCATATACAGAAGATGACCATTGAGGAGCTTTTAATAGGCGAAGAGATGATAGGCAATTTGAACTCCAATGGATATCTTGAAATAACCCTGCCTGAGATAGCTGAGAAATTAAAAGTCTCAAATAGAAAATGCGAGAAAGTTTTAAAAATAGTTCAGGATTTTGAACCTGCCGGAATCGGAGCCAGAGATATAAAAGAGTGTCTGACCATACAGCTTGCAAGAAAAGGGTTAAAAGAAAAAATATTCCAAGAGATAATAGAAAGATTCTTAGAGGAACTTGCTACGCATAATTACAAAAGAATAGAGAGAGAACTCCAGATAACCGATAAGAAAATGGAAGAGTTTCTCCAGATATTGAAGAGCCTGGATCCAAAACCAGGCAGAAACTACAGCAGTATATTCCCCAGCTATGCAATACCGGAACTATTTCTGGATATAACACCGGACGGCAAATATAATCTTAAAATTAACAAGAGAGATATTCCCAAAATAAGGATAAATAAACAGTACCTTAAAATATTAAAAGACCCTCTAACCCCGCAGGAGACTAAAAAATATTTAAAAGAGAAACTTAAAACCACAAAAGAGCTTATCCAGGCAATGGAACAGAGAGGCAACACTATAATCAAAATTACTGATTTTATCATAAATTACCAGAAAGATTTCTTTAAGAAGGGCAAGGCCGGACTTAAACCCTTAACTCTAAATAGAGTTTCAGATAACACCGGATTAGATGAATCTACAATCTCAAGAACCGTAAACGGTAAATATATCGATACACCTTCTGGGATATTTGAACTGAGAGATTTCTTCTCAAGCAATGTGAAAGGTATTTCAAGTGAACTTATTAAAGAGAAGATAAAGGACGTAGTCGTAGCAGAAGATTCCAAAAAACCTCTTAGTGATAATAAAATCGTACAGCTATTAAAAGAAGACGGGGTCAATGTTGCAAGAAGAACAGTAGCTAAATACAGAGAGGAACTTAAAATATTGTCTACAAAGTTAAGGAGGGGTTAA
- a CDS encoding lysine biosynthesis protein LysW codes for MEELTAVCPACGEEILLDFTPEIGETISCPQCNTSSEIIRKNPLTLVAIEDNNEDFLKEEPGDSKEDMF; via the coding sequence ATGGAAGAGCTCACTGCAGTATGTCCTGCTTGCGGTGAAGAGATACTTCTTGATTTTACACCTGAGATCGGGGAGACAATCTCCTGTCCCCAATGCAATACTTCATCAGAGATAATAAGGAAGAATCCTCTGACACTTGTGGCAATAGAGGATAATAATGAAGATTTCCTCAAAGAAGAGCCTGGAGATTCTAAAGAGGATATGTTTTAA
- a CDS encoding nucleotide sugar dehydrogenase, translating into MHNLKRLILKKDALISIIGLGYVGLPLAVEFAKKGYRVCGIDIDRERVKSVNRGKSYLVDVDDKILQTLVKERSLRAGTSYSTIAKSDAVIISVPTPLRKTQEPDISYVIAAVKELKRYLKKNTIVVLESTTYPGTTEEIILPLLSGGGFKVGRDFYLAFSPERIDPANKRYNTKNIPKVVGGCTKSCLSVSKLLYSQVVKEVVAVSSPRVAEMVKLLENSFRAVNIALANEMALICDRIDIDVWEVIKAAESKPFGFMPFYPGPGIGGHCIPADPMYLAWKSRLSGYEPDLIRTAHKINSSMPQHILKLVRDALKERKTALNFIKVLIVGVSYKADVNDTRESPAIEIMRLLNKSKVKIEFYDPLVKELNLKGKKYKSIDLNTKKVVEQDVVIIAAAHSVIDYNIFKKAALLIDTRGVIKWKGKNLIRI; encoded by the coding sequence ATGCATAACCTTAAGAGGTTAATTTTAAAAAAAGATGCGCTAATTTCAATTATAGGACTCGGTTACGTAGGTTTGCCTTTAGCTGTTGAGTTTGCAAAGAAAGGATATAGGGTTTGCGGAATAGATATAGATAGAGAGAGAGTCAAGAGTGTGAATAGAGGTAAGTCTTATTTAGTGGATGTAGATGATAAGATTCTCCAAACTTTAGTTAAAGAGAGGAGTTTAAGAGCCGGGACAAGCTATAGCACTATTGCTAAGTCCGATGCTGTTATTATATCTGTGCCTACCCCTTTAAGGAAGACCCAGGAGCCTGATATATCTTATGTTATAGCTGCTGTTAAGGAACTTAAAAGATATCTTAAGAAGAATACCATAGTTGTCTTAGAGAGCACAACTTACCCTGGAACAACGGAGGAGATAATATTACCTCTGCTCTCCGGCGGCGGTTTTAAGGTGGGGCGTGATTTCTACCTGGCTTTTTCACCCGAGAGGATAGACCCTGCAAATAAGAGATATAATACGAAGAATATTCCCAAGGTTGTAGGGGGCTGCACCAAGAGCTGTCTTAGTGTTAGTAAATTGTTGTATTCTCAAGTTGTAAAGGAGGTTGTAGCCGTATCTTCTCCCAGAGTTGCTGAGATGGTTAAACTCCTGGAGAACTCTTTTAGGGCTGTAAATATAGCTCTGGCTAATGAAATGGCTTTAATATGCGATAGAATAGATATAGATGTCTGGGAGGTTATAAAGGCAGCAGAGAGCAAGCCTTTTGGTTTTATGCCTTTCTATCCCGGGCCTGGTATCGGAGGCCATTGCATACCGGCAGATCCGATGTACCTTGCCTGGAAATCACGGCTCTCTGGGTATGAGCCGGACCTTATTCGCACAGCCCATAAGATAAATTCCAGCATGCCTCAGCATATCCTAAAGTTAGTAAGAGATGCGCTTAAGGAGAGAAAGACAGCTTTAAACTTTATTAAGGTTCTAATTGTAGGTGTAAGTTATAAAGCAGATGTTAATGATACAAGGGAGTCGCCTGCTATAGAGATAATGCGGTTACTCAATAAGAGCAAGGTTAAGATTGAATTTTATGATCCATTAGTAAAAGAGTTAAACTTAAAGGGCAAAAAGTATAAGTCTATTGATTTAAATACGAAAAAAGTAGTAGAGCAAGACGTAGTAATTATTGCTGCGGCCCACAGCGTGATAGATTACAATATTTTCAAGAAGGCAGCTCTTCTTATAGATACAAGGGGAGTGATAAAGTGGAAAGGTAAAAACCTGATTAGGATATAA
- a CDS encoding SDR family oxidoreductase produces the protein MANWMVTGGAGFIGSNIVEELLKRGESVKIFDNFSTGRRENLVFSGENLSGFGVIEGDIRDMDLLKESFKDIDYVLHQAALRSVPKSFHNPGDYDEVNVKGTMNVLIAAKEADIKRVVYASSSSVYGEREDLPEEESDLPNPLSIYAAAKLNGEYYCNVFSKLYGVQTIVLRYFNVFGPKQSLENKYAVVVPKFINSFIKKEPPPIYGDGLQSRDFTYITNVVNANILAATEKDASGIFNIAGGRANTVLELFKIIKDYFKIELEPKFESPRVGDVKHTLADITRARSILGYRAEVDFKEGVRRTIEWFKENTI, from the coding sequence ATGGCAAACTGGATGGTTACAGGCGGTGCTGGATTTATAGGTTCTAATATCGTAGAGGAGCTTTTAAAGAGGGGGGAGAGTGTTAAGATATTTGATAATTTCTCTACTGGCAGAAGAGAGAATCTCGTTTTCTCCGGCGAGAATCTTTCTGGTTTTGGAGTTATAGAGGGGGATATTAGAGATATGGATTTACTTAAGGAATCTTTTAAGGATATAGATTATGTATTACATCAGGCAGCTCTGCGCTCAGTACCTAAATCTTTTCATAATCCGGGAGATTATGACGAAGTCAATGTTAAAGGTACGATGAATGTTTTAATTGCAGCTAAAGAAGCTGATATTAAGCGCGTTGTCTATGCGTCTTCAAGTTCTGTCTATGGGGAGAGAGAAGATCTGCCTGAAGAAGAGAGTGACTTGCCTAATCCGCTCTCTATCTATGCCGCTGCAAAGCTTAACGGAGAGTATTACTGTAATGTCTTCTCAAAGCTTTATGGAGTCCAGACTATAGTTTTAAGGTATTTTAACGTTTTTGGACCTAAACAGTCGCTGGAAAATAAATATGCGGTTGTAGTCCCTAAGTTTATCAACTCTTTTATCAAAAAAGAACCACCTCCTATATACGGCGATGGGCTTCAAAGCAGAGATTTCACTTATATAACAAATGTTGTTAATGCAAATATTCTTGCAGCAACTGAGAAAGATGCTAGCGGTATATTTAACATTGCCGGAGGTAGAGCCAATACAGTCTTGGAGTTATTTAAGATCATAAAAGATTATTTTAAAATCGAATTAGAACCTAAGTTTGAATCTCCGCGAGTTGGAGATGTCAAACATACCCTTGCAGATATAACAAGGGCAAGGAGCATTCTGGGGTATAGAGCAGAGGTTGATTTCAAAGAGGGTGTCAGGAGAACCATAGAATGGTTTAAGGAGAATACTATATGA
- a CDS encoding SDR family oxidoreductase, with amino-acid sequence MKRAVVTGGCGFLGSYLCQRLIEDGFEVVAIDNLITGDLKNIEQINSDSIFEHINYDVSKYIDIPGEVDWVFHFASPASPTDYLNYPIQTLKAGALGTHNTLGLAKAKGAKYMLASTSEVYGDPLLNPQPEDYWGNVNPIGPRGVYDEAKRFAESMVMAYRRVHNIDTRIIRIFNTYGPKMRYDDGRVVPNFITQALRGEDLSIFGDGTQTRSFCYVDDLIKGILALMRVKEHEPVNLGNSRELKVVELAGIILDITKSKSKKRFLSLPQDDPKLRRPDITKAKRLLDWKAEISLEQGLAKTIEYFKERLSLD; translated from the coding sequence ATGAAAAGGGCTGTTGTTACCGGAGGTTGCGGTTTTTTAGGGTCTTATCTGTGTCAAAGGTTGATTGAAGATGGGTTTGAAGTTGTGGCTATAGATAATCTTATTACCGGAGATTTGAAAAACATAGAGCAGATAAACTCTGATTCTATTTTTGAACATATAAACTACGATGTCTCTAAGTATATAGATATTCCAGGTGAAGTTGATTGGGTATTCCATTTTGCTTCTCCCGCATCTCCGACAGATTATTTGAATTACCCTATTCAGACTCTCAAGGCCGGTGCGTTGGGTACCCACAATACTTTAGGTCTGGCTAAAGCCAAGGGTGCAAAATATATGCTTGCTTCAACTTCAGAGGTTTATGGCGACCCGCTCCTAAATCCCCAGCCTGAAGATTACTGGGGTAATGTGAATCCGATTGGGCCTAGAGGGGTATATGATGAGGCCAAAAGGTTTGCCGAGTCTATGGTTATGGCCTATAGAAGAGTGCATAATATAGATACTAGGATTATCAGAATATTTAATACTTATGGCCCTAAGATGAGATATGATGACGGTAGAGTAGTACCTAATTTTATAACTCAGGCATTAAGAGGAGAAGACCTGAGTATCTTTGGCGATGGGACTCAGACCCGGTCGTTCTGTTATGTGGATGATCTGATAAAAGGTATTTTGGCTCTTATGAGAGTCAAGGAACATGAACCTGTTAATCTGGGAAATTCTCGGGAGTTAAAGGTAGTAGAATTAGCCGGTATTATATTGGATATTACAAAGAGTAAAAGTAAGAAGAGGTTTCTATCTCTTCCTCAAGATGATCCTAAATTAAGAAGGCCTGATATAACTAAAGCAAAAAGGCTGCTTGATTGGAAAGCAGAGATATCTTTAGAGCAAGGGCTTGCTAAAACCATAGAGTACTTTAAAGAAAGATTGTCACTTGATTAA
- a CDS encoding oligosaccharide flippase family protein, which yields MINKIKVVFKKQQLYSQATILFLAASVGNFFSLLYHLFMVRALSPQDYGVMSTLFACIMFFAMPTGNLQITLTRFVARYHGMGSKSAIVRLLKGISGRIFILGAIIAAVIFVGARSIAGYLHIDNLMPVYSMAGVVMASLLLPVTMAGLQGLQHFLSLGLSMICMNVGKLILAVAFVLLGFGVTGALNSLTAGVLIGAVIAFAILKSSIRKIDFEKDTNVDVSFKEIYLYILPVSLAMLSFVMLTHLDLILVKHFFTPLEAGYYSIAQMIGKMVLFLPAAICMVMLPKVANSHAKEEETIHHLKHSTLYIVVLVIFAASVIIIFPELMVKLFTGKVYPQCYNLVRLFAVSMGFFAICFNFLLYYLSLNRIKFMIPFLIVLVLEAGLIYFWHNSLSQILGIVIAAAFVLFLANVVIIKKNFT from the coding sequence TTGATTAACAAAATTAAAGTGGTATTCAAAAAACAACAGCTTTATTCCCAGGCGACAATTCTATTCTTAGCTGCCTCTGTAGGTAACTTCTTTAGTCTGTTGTATCACCTTTTTATGGTTCGGGCGCTTAGCCCTCAAGATTACGGTGTTATGAGCACTCTTTTTGCCTGTATCATGTTTTTTGCTATGCCTACAGGAAATCTTCAAATTACGCTTACTCGTTTTGTAGCACGCTATCATGGTATGGGCTCTAAATCGGCAATAGTAAGATTACTTAAGGGTATCTCAGGAAGAATATTTATTTTAGGTGCCATTATTGCAGCAGTAATATTTGTGGGTGCAAGATCTATAGCCGGCTATCTGCATATAGATAATCTTATGCCTGTCTACAGTATGGCAGGTGTGGTTATGGCTAGCCTATTGCTGCCGGTTACTATGGCAGGTTTACAAGGTCTGCAGCATTTTCTCTCTTTAGGTTTGAGTATGATCTGCATGAATGTAGGGAAACTTATATTGGCTGTTGCTTTTGTTTTGTTAGGTTTCGGCGTAACAGGGGCTTTAAACTCTTTGACTGCAGGAGTTCTGATTGGTGCTGTTATTGCTTTTGCGATTCTAAAGAGTTCTATCAGAAAGATAGATTTTGAAAAAGATACCAATGTAGATGTGAGTTTCAAAGAGATATACCTCTATATTTTACCTGTCAGTCTTGCAATGTTATCTTTTGTGATGTTGACTCATTTAGACCTTATTCTCGTTAAACATTTCTTTACCCCTCTTGAAGCGGGATATTACTCTATAGCTCAGATGATAGGTAAGATGGTGCTCTTTCTTCCGGCTGCGATATGCATGGTGATGCTGCCAAAGGTTGCTAACTCTCATGCTAAAGAAGAAGAGACGATACACCATCTTAAGCACTCTACTCTTTATATAGTAGTACTTGTTATCTTTGCAGCCTCTGTGATTATAATATTCCCGGAACTTATGGTAAAATTGTTTACAGGTAAGGTCTATCCTCAATGCTACAACCTGGTGAGGCTATTCGCTGTAAGTATGGGGTTTTTTGCCATATGTTTTAATTTTCTGCTCTATTATCTGTCTTTAAACAGGATAAAGTTTATGATTCCCTTCCTCATTGTGCTGGTCTTAGAGGCAGGTTTAATATATTTCTGGCATAATAGCCTTAGTCAGATATTGGGTATTGTCATAGCTGCTGCTTTTGTACTCTTTTTAGCAAACGTAGTAATAATTAAGAAAAATTTCACTTAA
- a CDS encoding HD domain-containing protein, whose amino-acid sequence MRVVIEHINGLYQFLDDEEIYLVGGFLRDLILGRKRDSLDFDFASSGDVGSISKKFAESIGGSWVSLDDFNRIYRVVIREESIIQYDFSALRGESIEEDLKSRDYTINALGLKVEKKGLDTENLIDPCGGLNDLSKEIVRVISEDNLLSDPLRILRRVSIASYLDFTIEPSSYELLKKHSGLIKSIAGERISFELFRLFQGSSSYKYVQILHQLGILSIILPGWAGLSIPDPGPYHHLPVDFHSIESLKQLESLLEDLADNLRVQDYLNEKIRENRRRVDILKLAALLHDIGKGSAYFVDSDGKIKFTGHDKLGREMIDDLALELKLSKRESTMISDMVYYHLRPGCLIECIHSKKAKFRYFRDTDSEAVSIMLLSVADKSATRGELSDLNDIANHREVLLDLIEEYFNKSEEIIPPKLINGNDIIEILKIEPSRKVGQILKEIQERQALGEIKTREDAMKYISHIKS is encoded by the coding sequence ATGAGAGTAGTAATTGAACATATAAATGGTCTTTATCAATTTTTAGATGATGAAGAGATTTATCTGGTGGGTGGATTTTTACGGGATCTAATCTTAGGCAGAAAAAGAGATTCTCTTGATTTTGATTTTGCCTCCTCAGGCGATGTTGGGTCAATATCTAAAAAGTTTGCAGAGAGTATAGGCGGGAGCTGGGTCAGTCTGGATGATTTTAACCGTATCTATAGGGTGGTAATAAGAGAAGAGTCTATTATTCAATATGATTTCTCTGCCTTAAGGGGAGAGAGCATAGAAGAAGATCTAAAGAGCAGAGATTATACAATAAATGCTCTAGGGCTTAAGGTAGAAAAAAAAGGTTTAGATACTGAAAATTTAATAGACCCTTGCGGGGGCTTGAATGACCTGAGTAAAGAAATAGTTCGAGTTATCTCTGAAGATAATCTGCTCTCCGACCCTCTAAGGATTTTGAGAAGGGTGAGCATTGCTAGTTATCTCGACTTTACCATTGAACCCTCAAGCTATGAATTACTAAAGAAACATTCAGGTCTTATTAAGAGTATTGCCGGGGAACGAATAAGCTTTGAGCTTTTTAGACTCTTTCAGGGCAGCTCTTCTTATAAGTATGTTCAGATATTGCATCAGCTGGGTATCTTAAGCATTATATTGCCAGGTTGGGCAGGGCTCTCTATCCCGGATCCCGGTCCTTATCATCATCTTCCGGTAGATTTTCACTCTATAGAGAGCTTAAAACAGCTTGAGTCTTTACTTGAAGATTTGGCTGATAATTTAAGAGTCCAAGACTACTTAAATGAAAAGATAAGAGAGAACCGAAGAAGAGTTGATATCTTAAAGCTTGCAGCCTTGTTACATGATATCGGTAAAGGCTCTGCCTATTTTGTAGATAGTGATGGTAAGATAAAATTTACTGGTCATGATAAACTGGGCAGAGAGATGATTGATGATCTAGCTCTTGAGCTTAAGCTTTCCAAGAGAGAATCTACAATGATATCCGATATGGTCTATTATCATCTAAGGCCGGGTTGTCTTATTGAGTGTATCCATTCTAAAAAGGCGAAGTTCAGGTATTTTAGAGATACTGATTCTGAGGCTGTCTCAATCATGCTTCTATCTGTAGCAGATAAGAGTGCTACCCGGGGAGAGTTATCCGATTTAAATGATATAGCTAATCATAGAGAAGTTTTACTGGATTTAATTGAAGAATATTTTAATAAGAGCGAGGAGATAATACCGCCTAAACTAATAAACGGAAATGATATAATAGAGATCTTAAAAATAGAGCCATCTAGAAAGGTAGGCCAGATTTTAAAAGAGATTCAGGAGAGACAGGCATTGGGTGAAATTAAAACTCGTGAAGATGCAATGAAATACATAAGTCATATAAAGTCTTAA
- a CDS encoding tetratricopeptide repeat protein — translation MKRISIIKIVLIFLAFGLFIPNISFARRTKNADNIAVSLHQILVGIGYEQEAGEINALILEIFPDFGDLKALSPQAKIVALADIIKQNISAHSWSEGEDLLYFELSDVLNSRKSICFGYAELFYVLGKTLGLDVEVIPIYPGHGANLIKLDSGHVVLDLANELVSNYYQSQVFNWDENYQREGSIWCLKEGSNLPQIYKIVQRVNEQGIIEGRYYNRGWMLEQAGRTNEAVECYGRATGVAQAWSNIGLILSNQGQYNEAIRYFDRAIELNPYLAETFYNRASTKIVLGLHSEAVDDCDIAIGFNSNLAQAWFNRGTALAFLKQYDEAKESFREAIKLTPDPSILSEAFYNLGLVHINLGIINKALEYFTYSAQHNQNNAEAWFHVGYCKFQLGQSQEGIEAVRKAIKLDPSMKDRLPPEVQRLL, via the coding sequence ATGAAGAGAATTTCAATTATTAAAATTGTTTTAATATTTTTAGCGTTTGGTCTATTTATTCCAAATATTTCTTTTGCTAGAAGAACTAAGAATGCAGATAATATAGCAGTTTCTTTGCATCAAATACTTGTAGGAATTGGATATGAGCAAGAAGCAGGTGAAATCAATGCTTTAATATTAGAAATTTTCCCTGATTTTGGGGATCTTAAAGCCTTATCTCCTCAGGCAAAGATTGTAGCTTTAGCTGATATAATAAAACAAAATATATCTGCACATAGCTGGAGTGAAGGAGAAGATTTATTATATTTTGAATTATCAGACGTGCTTAATAGTAGAAAATCCATTTGCTTTGGTTATGCCGAGCTTTTTTACGTTTTAGGTAAAACGCTAGGGCTAGATGTGGAGGTAATTCCAATTTATCCAGGACACGGAGCCAATCTGATTAAATTAGATAGTGGTCATGTGGTTTTAGATTTAGCTAATGAGTTAGTTTCTAATTATTATCAGAGTCAGGTTTTTAACTGGGATGAAAATTATCAAAGAGAAGGAAGTATATGGTGTTTAAAAGAAGGGAGTAATTTGCCTCAAATATATAAAATTGTTCAAAGGGTAAACGAGCAGGGGATAATTGAAGGTAGATACTATAATCGTGGTTGGATGTTAGAACAGGCGGGACGCACTAATGAGGCAGTCGAGTGTTATGGTAGAGCAACGGGAGTGGCTCAAGCTTGGAGCAACATTGGTTTAATTTTATCTAATCAAGGGCAATACAATGAGGCAATTCGATATTTTGACAGAGCGATAGAGTTAAACCCATATTTAGCCGAGACTTTTTACAATCGCGCTTCTACTAAAATTGTTCTAGGATTACACAGTGAGGCAGTTGATGATTGCGATATAGCGATAGGTTTTAATTCAAACCTAGCCCAAGCGTGGTTTAATCGCGGGACTGCTTTGGCCTTTCTAAAGCAATATGATGAAGCAAAAGAAAGTTTTAGAGAAGCAATAAAATTAACACCAGATCCATCAATTTTATCGGAAGCTTTTTATAATCTTGGTCTGGTTCATATTAACTTAGGGATCATTAATAAAGCGCTTGAATATTTTACATATTCAGCTCAACATAACCAAAATAATGCTGAGGCATGGTTTCATGTTGGATATTGCAAATTCCAATTAGGACAATCACAGGAAGGAATTGAAGCTGTCAGAAAAGCGATTAAACTAGACCCTAGCATGAAGGATCGTCTTCCGCCTGAAGTTCAAAGATTACTATAA